The Deltaproteobacteria bacterium genomic sequence CGACGGCACGCAGGCGTCAGGCGCGCGCGCGGTGCACGCGTTCATGCGCGCGGGGCACTTCACCGTCGCGGAGATCGTGACCGACAGCGACGGTGAGCGGCGCGCCCAGCTCGCGGTGGACGTGCAGCGACGCTCGCCGCTGATGGCCGTGCCCCCGGATGCGGAGACCGCGCTCGTGTTCGACCACGCCTTCGAGCGCGCGAGCGTGTACCGCGCGCTGCTGGCCAAGGGCTTCTCGCCCAATCAGCTCGAAGAGCTTCTGGAGCGGCTGAAGTTCGCGCTCGGCTTCGACGTGATGGATCCCAAGCAGGACGAGGCCGCGGGGCTCGCGCCCGACGAAGGCGCGGCCTGGGTGACCTTCGCCGAGGAGCCGCACGCCAGATACTTGATGCTGGGCGCGTCCGACGACCAGAAGCTCGACGCCGCGTTCCGCGCGGTGATGCTCCGCCAGGGCGCCACCTTCGCCGACGCGCCCCAGGGCTTCGTGCGCGCGCACACGCCCGACAGCCCGGACGACGTGCTCTTCGGACACGACCGCGGCTACCTCATCGTCCGCGTGCCGGGCGACGCGCCTGAGCCGCCGCTGGCGCTCGGTCGATTCGCGGCTGCCCCGGCGGACGGACTCGCGGGCGTCGCGGCCGTGCAGACCGTCCAAGCCCAGCTGCCGGTCGGCGACGTGTGGGCCTATCGGGCCCGGAGCGCGCTGGTGTCGGCGAGCGTGACGGCGCAGGACGCGCCCGTGGCCGCGAGCGTGCAGCTCCTGCTCGCGAGCATGACCCTCGCGCCGGACGGCGTGACGGGTGAGGCGCTGGTGGCGGTGTCGCCGCTGGGTCGACCCGCGGTGACCGCGTTCTTCCAGAGCAACGACCTGCCCACGCTGCCGCTCCGCGCCCCGCCTGGCGCGGCGCTGTACCTGGGCTTCTCGGGCGATCTGTCGCAGCTGCTGGGGCTCGCGACGCGGAGCGACTCGGGGCAGAAGTCGTCGTTCCAGCGCGATCTGGCGGACCAGGGAATCGATCTGCGCGAGCTGCTCGCTTCGCTCGGCGACGAAGGCGCGGTGGCTGGCTACTTCGACGCCGCCGAGTTCTACCGCGCGCTGGCCGAGACCCAGATTCCGCTGCCGCGCGGCGATCTCCTCCTCCAGGCGCGCGTGCGCGACGCCAATGCGGCACTCTCGTTGGCGCAGCGGCTGTTGACGACGCGCGAGCAGAACCCGAGCGCTCGCAAGGTCGCTGGCGGCACGCGGCTGGAGGCCACGCTCGCCGGCCATCCTGCGGGCGCGTACGTCGCGGGCGATGGCCTCTTGCTCACCTGGGGCCTGCGACACCTCGACGACGCCATCGCGCCGAGCGGGCCGCGCCTGCAGCAGCAGCTCCAGAACGCGCTGCCCGCGGACGCGTTCAAGCCGGGGAGGCTGGTGCTCTACGTCGACGTGGCCACCGTGCTCGACCAGCTCGCCGCGCGCCAGCCGGTACCCGGGCTCTCGCCGGAGCTGTTGATGCGCGGGCAGCTCTACGCGCACGTGGCCACGCAGCCGCTCCAGCCGATTCGCGATGGCTGGCTGGTGCTCGCGCCGGATCCGGCAGGGATGCGCGCGCGGTTTCAGATGCGGCTTCGGTAGCGCGCGCACCGAGCCGTGGAGCGTTGGAGGGCCCGCTCCAACGGTCTACCGCTCCAACGCTCGCCGGTTCTCCAGGCCTCCACGGTGCCCCTTGCCGGCTCCGCCAAACACTTCACCTTGGCGGCGGATCGTTCACTGGTATGCTCGCGCCTCTCGGGCGGGGGCCCGGACGAAGAATGGTCGACGGCGAGCGCTTCGACGAGCTCAAGCCCCTCGACGACCTCGAGGTCGCGCTGGTCTCCAAGGTCTTGGCCCGCCCCAGCCTGGCGAGCGCCGAGCACGAGGCCGCGTTGCGCCAGGCCATCGCCGTGGCGCGCATGCACCGCATCGAGGGCCACGGCGGCACGGTCCTCGTCGACGACCTCACCCGCAAGCTGCGCAACGAGGTCCACACCCTCCTCGACGGCCAGCTCGGCCCCGGACGCACGCCCGCCCCCGAGGCGCTCGGCGCCGCCGCCCCGCTCTTGCAGATGCGCGCCCGCCAGGTGCGCCGCGAGGTGATGGCCCGCGCCGAGGGCCGCATCGAGTCCGAGGCCGTGGACCGCGAGATCCACGAGAAGGCGCTGGTGGTCGTCACCGGCGGGGGCGGCGGCTCGGGCTACGTGCACGTGGGCGCGTACCAGCTCTTCGAGGAGCTCAACCTGCGCCCGCAGCTCTTGGTCGGCGCGAGCATGGGCGCGGTGATGGCCCTCTTCCGCGCGCGGCGCGAGACCTTCGATCCCGGCGAGATGGTGTCGGTGCTGCGGAGCATCAGCTACCGCAAGGTCT encodes the following:
- a CDS encoding PKD domain-containing protein; the encoded protein is MRSSTEPGLRRVLLAAALALAGCAHRFPLASTEPVQALAGVPVAFGTAGAVPEGTTVRWDFGDGTQASGARAVHAFMRAGHFTVAEIVTDSDGERRAQLAVDVQRRSPLMAVPPDAETALVFDHAFERASVYRALLAKGFSPNQLEELLERLKFALGFDVMDPKQDEAAGLAPDEGAAWVTFAEEPHARYLMLGASDDQKLDAAFRAVMLRQGATFADAPQGFVRAHTPDSPDDVLFGHDRGYLIVRVPGDAPEPPLALGRFAAAPADGLAGVAAVQTVQAQLPVGDVWAYRARSALVSASVTAQDAPVAASVQLLLASMTLAPDGVTGEALVAVSPLGRPAVTAFFQSNDLPTLPLRAPPGAALYLGFSGDLSQLLGLATRSDSGQKSSFQRDLADQGIDLRELLASLGDEGAVAGYFDAAEFYRALAETQIPLPRGDLLLQARVRDANAALSLAQRLLTTREQNPSARKVAGGTRLEATLAGHPAGAYVAGDGLLLTWGLRHLDDAIAPSGPRLQQQLQNALPADAFKPGRLVLYVDVATVLDQLAARQPVPGLSPELLMRGQLYAHVATQPLQPIRDGWLVLAPDPAGMRARFQMRLR